A stretch of the Vitis riparia cultivar Riparia Gloire de Montpellier isolate 1030 chromosome 13, EGFV_Vit.rip_1.0, whole genome shotgun sequence genome encodes the following:
- the LOC117929273 gene encoding serine carboxypeptidase-like 40, whose translation MMGNKASCWVVFLLFIFSSFLAESHGKTMKQIEALDILQKAKLHGNSGIDTNLFEVNEVENGAETESHKIHPQEGLKEKDRIDMLPGQPHVGFNQYGGYVTIDESKGKALYYYFAEAPFSKKSLPLLLWLNGGPGCSSLAYGAMQELGPFRVHSEGKTLYRNQYAWNKVANVLFLESPAGVGFSYSNTTSDYRNGGDRKTAKDNYAFLVNWLERFPEYKKRDFYISGESYAGHYVPQLAHTILHHNKKADGPIINLKGIIIGNAVINDETDELGMYQYFGSHALVSEKTIRQMEKHCNFSPGAASQSKECTKASDEVDDNIDALDIYNIYAPLCFNTNLTFKPKKVTPEFDPCSDYYVYAYLNRADVQKALHANVTKLKYDWEPCSDVIQNWTDSPSTIIPLLHEFMENGLRVWVFSGDTDGRVPVTSTMASIDTMKLSVKTPWHPWFVAGEVGGYTEVYKGDLTFATVRGAGHQVPSFRPKRALSLISHFLSGTPLPRRSSKH comes from the exons atgatggGAAACAAGGCCTCCTGTTGGGTTGTCTTCTTGTTGTTCATTTTCTCAAGCTTTCTGGCCGAGAGCCATGGAAAAACAATGAAGCAGATAGAGGCACTGGATATTCTCCAGAAGGCCAAGCTGCATGGAAATTCAGGCATAGACACCAACCTTTTTGAAGTGAATGAAGTTGAAAATGGAGCTGAAACTGAAAGCCATAAGATTCATCCACAGGAGGGACTGAAGGAGAAAGACAGGATTGATATGTTGCCTGGACAACCACATGTTGGGTTCAACCAGTATGGTGGGTATGTCACCATTGACGAATCCAAGGGCAAAGCTTTGTACTACTACTTTGCTGAAGCACCATTCAGCAAGAAGTCTTTGCCTCTTCTTCTCTGGCTTAATGGAG GTCCTGGTTGTTCTTCTCTTGCTTACGGAGCAATGCAAGAGCTCGGCCCATTTAGGGTCCATAGCGAAGGCAAAACACTTTATAGAAACCAATATGCATGGAACAAGG tTGCAAATGTATTGTTCCTGGAGTCACCTGCCGGAGTAGGGTTCTCATACTCTAACACAACATCTGATTACCGGAACGGTGGAGACCGGAAAACGGCGAAAGACAACTATGCCTTTCTGGTGAACTGGCTGGAGAGGTTTCCTGAGTACAAGAAGAGGGATTTCTACATTTCTGGTGAAAGCTATGCTGGGCATTATGTACCTCAACTTGCACATACCATTCTTCATCACAACAAGAAGGCAGATGGGCCCATCATCAACCTCAAAGGGATCATT ATTGGAAATGCAGTGATCAATGATGAAACCGATGAGCTTGGAATGTACCAGTACTTTGGGAGTCATGCTCTTGTTTCAGAGAAAACCATACGCCAAATGGAGAAACACTGTAATTTCTCCCCCGGAGCCGCCAGCCAGAGCAAGGAATGTACAAAAGCTTCTGATGAAGTTGATGATAACATTGACGCTCTCGATATCTACAACATTTACGCCCCATTATGTTTCAACACCAATCTCACATTCAAGCCCAAGAAAGTCACA CCTGAATTCGATCCATGCAGCGATTACTACGTGTATGCTTATCTGAATAGGGCTGATGTTCAAAAGGCCCTCCATGCCAATGTGACCAAGCTCAAGTATGACTGGGAACCTTGCAGTGACGTTATCCAAAATTGGACAGATAGCCCCTCCACCATCATTCCCCTTCTGCACGAGTTCATGGAAAATGGTCTTCGTGTATGGGTATTTAG TGGGGATACGGATGGAAGGGTGCCAGTAACATCAACCATGGCTTCTATTGATACGATGAAGCTCTCTGTAAAGACTCCATGGCACCCTTGGTTCGTTGCTGGGgag GTTGGTGGATATACAGAAGTGTACAAGGGAGATCTAACATTTGCTACAGTAAGAGGAGCAGGGCACCAAGTGCCAAGTTTCCGGCCCAAGAGAGCTCTTTCACTCATTTCTCACTTCCTTTCTGGCACTCCTCTTCCCAGGCGTTCATCAAAACACTGA
- the LOC117929274 gene encoding serine carboxypeptidase-like 40, with protein MMGNKSCCWLVFFLFIFSSFVAQSHGRVRKQTELLNLLQKAKMQGNSGIDTSLFEVNEIESEAESYKILPQKGMKEKDRIERLPGQPHVGFSQYGGYVTIDESKGEALYYYFVEAPTSRESLPLLLWFNGGPGCSSLAYGAMQELGPFRVHSDGKTLYRNQYAWNKVANVLFLESPAGVGFSYSNTTSDNQSGGDRKTANENYAFLVNWLERFPEYKKRDFYISGESYAGHYVPQLAHTILHHNKKANGPIINLKGIIIGNAVIDDETDDIGRYQYLGSHALVSEKTIHQMEKHCNFSPGATSQSKECTEAVDEVHSNIDVIDIYNIYSPLCFNTILTAKPKKVTPEFDPCSDYYVSAYLNRADVQKALHANVTKLKYEWRPCSDIGKNWTDSPLTIIPLLREFMANGLRVWVFSGDTDGDVPVTSTMASIGKMRLSVKTPWHPWFVAGEVGGYTEVYKGDLTFATVRGAGHQVPSFRPKRALSLVVHFLSGTPLPKPSSKH; from the exons ATGATGGGCAACAAGTCTTGTTGTTGGTTAGTGTTCTTCTTGTTCATTTTTTCAAGCTTTGTAGCACAAAGCCATGGCAGGGTCAGGAAGCAGACAGAGCTACTGAACCTTCTCCAAAAGGCCAAGATGCAAGGAAATTCAGGCATAGACACCAGCCTTTTTGAAGTGAATGAAATTGAATCTGAAGCTGAGAGTTATAAGATTCTTCCACAGAAGGGAATGAAGGAGAAAGATAGGATTGAGAGGTTGCCTGGACAACCACATGTTGGGTTCAGCCAGTATGGTGGGTATGTCACCATTGATGAATCCAAAGGTGAAGCTCTTTACTATTACTTTGTTGAAGCACCGACTTCTAGGGAGTCTTTGCCTCTTCTTCTCTGGTTTAATGGTG GTCCTGGTTGTTCTTCTTTGGCTTATGGAGCAATGCAAGAGCTCGGCCCATTCAGGGTTCATAGCGATGGCAAAACTCTTTACAGAAACCAATATGCATGGAACAAGG TTGCAAATGTATTGTTCTTGGAGTCACCTGCTGGAGTAGGGTTCTCATATTCAAACACAACATCCGACAATCAGAGTGGAGGAGACCGGAAAACAGCCAACGAAAACTATGCCTTTCTGGTGAACTGGCTGGAGAGGTTTCCTGAGTACAAAAAGAGGGATTTCTACATTTCTGGTGAAAGCTATGCTGGGCATTATGTGCCTCAACTTGCACATACCATTCTTCATCATAACAAGAAGGCAAATGGGCCCATCATCAACCTCAAAGGGATCATT ATCGGAAACGCAGTGATCGATGATGAAACGGATGACATTGGAAGGTACCAGTACCTTGGGAGTCATGCTCTTGTTTCAGAGAAAACTATACACCAAATGGAGAAACACTGTAATTTCTCCCCCGGAGCCACCAGCCAGAGCAAGGAGTGTACAGAAGCTGTTGATGAAGTTCATAGTAATATTGACGTTATCGATATCTACAACATCTACTCCCCATTATGTTTCAACACCATTCTCACAGCCAAGCCCAAGAAAGTAACA CCTGAATTCGATCCATGCAGCGATTACTACGTGTCTGCTTATCTGAATAGGGCTGATGTTCAAAAGGCCCTCCATGCCAATGTGACCAAGCTCAAGTATGAGTGGCGACCTTGCAGTGACATTGGCAAGAATTGGACAGATAGCCCCTTGACCATCATTCCCCTTCTGCGCGAGTTCATGGCAAATGGGCTTCGTGTATGGGTATTTAG TGGGGATACTGATGGAGATGTGCCAGTAACATCAACCATGGCTTCTATTGGTAAGATGAGGCTCTCTGTAAAGACTCCATGGCACCCTTGGTTCGTTGCTGGggag GTTGGTGGGTATACTGAAGTATACAAGGGAGATCTAACATTTGCTACAGTAAGAGGAGCAGGGCACCAAGTGCCAAGCTTTCGGCCCAAGAGAGCTCTTTCACTCGTTGTTCATTTCCTTTCTGGCACTCCTCTTCCCAAGCCTTCATCAAAACATTGA